In Maylandia zebra isolate NMK-2024a linkage group LG9, Mzebra_GT3a, whole genome shotgun sequence, the genomic stretch AGTCGCCATTACAGAAATGTCACATGTCGCCATTTTGAGTACTAGgcctttaacattttaaaagaaggCATAAATTAGCACTATGAATAAGTCAGCTGTGTTTATGCTGTAAACTACACTACTGCTAGTTCTGCTactactgatgatgatgacaatgatgACGATAATCGTAATACTTTATATGCTTTGGTAATACAGCCAATCGTACAGGAGAACATGCGAAGGAGACGCATTCCTCCACGGGAGGATGCAGTCTGTCATGTTTCTGCTGGAAGGGACAAACTGGGACTTGATATCCACTACATAAATGCCTTCAAAGGTAAGTTGGTCTTTAGTTTGGATTAGATTTGGAGTTTGTCACTTTGTCTTTTGTCACTCACTTGGTATGCCTCTGCAATTCAGGTCGGGGCATTTTCACGACTGTTCCATTCCAAAAAGGAGACTTTCTTTTGGAATACAGAGGTAAACTCATAACAAAAGAAGAATGTGAGCGGAGACACAGAGTTTATCATGACAGCCTGAAGGTGTTCATGTTTGAATTCAAGTTTGATGGAAAACTCTGGTGGTGCGTATTATATCAGTGTAGTTTGATTAAGATTAAATGACACATTGCTTttgatttatgaaaaaaaaaagcttcctaACTAACTAGTTAAGCTAATACTTTTTTGCCTAACCCCACAGTGTGGATGCATCTCAAGAAGATGGGTCATTAGGCAGACTTGTCAACGACAACCACATCAGTCCAAGTGCTAAgatgaaaatattaaatatcaatGGAAAGCCCCATCTATGCTTATTTGCAAGCAGAGACATAAGTCCAGGCGAAGAAATAGACTATAATTATGGTGACTCGGATTGGCTCTGGAGATGCAAGGTATTTCTACAATTGTACTTTTTGGAACTGATAAATTGCATACCCTAAgccatttttacatttgtacCTACTCAAATTGGCTTAACGTGACTTAGGGCATCTagtttttcactgaaattgagtaTCACCTACTGTGCCTGGGGTAACTATAGCAATGCAGCCGAGCATCCAGTGATATAAATGCCACAGCAAGCATGGACGTCAAGGTGACAAAATGCCTGCTGCTCAGTCTATACTTTAGTGTTCAATTCAGGGATCACGCTGTTAATTTTGGTcgctatttcaaacatttcagagtTTCAAAAATGATGGCTTGGATTTTCACGAAGGAGGCGCACTCATAACTTATCGAGTGACACCATTGACCAGCCACCTGGTGGCATTCAGTCTATGTCAAATTTTCTGATCACTTTGGATCACTTGGAACCTTGGTGCAGTAGTTACTGAAAAACTACATGGTACTATAACCTACTGGAAAAACAGgggtaggtactaatggaaaacagGCAATTGTGATGGCTGCCACATCAAAgccctctaaaagcactaaaaaaatatcagcaggtatgcagaaataaaaaatggctTTCGGTTTCTAAATTTTAACAGTGATTGATGTTTAATGTGattctacacagcaaaatctccagtgttaaattaacactggagagtgtctataagggtccacacctctgagtgttaaatacaacactgttgagtgttaaattaacacttttgacagtgttatatgtttaaaagtaacctagtcagttttgaagattaacaatggctaacactgagcagtgctgattttctaacactggaaaataactcaaaatgttagaaatattccagtgttagaaaatcagcactgctcagtgttagtctttgttaatcttcaaaactgactaggttacttttaaacatataacactgtcaaaagtgttaattcaacactcaacagtgttgtgtggacccatatagacactctctagtgttaatttaacactggagattttgctgtgtagccTCTTTAGttagattcattttaaattttgtcccTTGAAGATAAATGGGCCCTAGTGACAGTTCGTTGCTGCTACAGGTGATTGTTTTACTCCTTTAGCaatggcttaaaaaataaagaaatcacacTGACTATTTGTCTCTTAATCATAGGGCCTTAAATTCTCTATACATGACAGTGAATATTTTAAAGACAATAGCTTGAAACTTATCTTTCTCATacagtttatttaatgtttcaaaAGCCTCTTCAAAAATGCACTGTATAttcattctctatctgttacacacgaagactgagaccagccagattcagaagactgtgagctgcctaaagccacaaccaaacagctttccaaacaatgatctggacctgaaacatccagagcctgaaagggtaaatataatccagtgtaccacttaatgaactaataatttaatctatcatcattctttatggatgccgtgtgtgtgtgtgtttggcagtcacctgggtgtgatgtgatttacatggaccgtggcttgtaggtccttttcattgtttcaaagtgcaagtctggataacatctgagtgtgtgtgtgtgtgtgtgtgttaaccacccaaatgtgacttaggaggaccacactgttattgggagactccgtcaaagtttgcttcatggtgacatcactctggttttaggaggggtcttctcgtatgtcttgacagtttgacctacagcatgcagagctgactgcatgtgctttgtttctatgttgaaattttttgaaactcaggcttgaacattaagatagatagtactatacaacttcttaacttgttttaggcactttttactgctgtaatgcatgggctctctctggctgtgtactctggcttcttcccacagtccaaagatgtagcttatggggttaggttaactggtgattcaaaactgccctttggtgtgaatgcaaatgcttgtccttccatgttagactggcgatctgtccaggttgtactgccctatggtagctggtataggccccaaaactgctaccccacaatcctgataaggataagtggaagaggatggatgattgcaaaggaatcagttgttaattattgtagccagtatttttttcagaagaaaacatttcttgagtggaaagcccccccccccccccccccccccccccacacacacacacacatgcaaattaaagacagaagcacaggactgcccagtacagttgcaagaagagcacttggtctaatctttgtgccatcttttctttgttgcaggatcttgatgaagaaatgcctcagcaaggctcagaagccatgcattcttcttcagtgcaagattttgaagaggtaacattgacctaggacagattttaatgaatgtttctcatgcacgatgtgtaccttacgctatttgccgatagtgaaatggtctattcatcctcttgagtgatgcatttttagtaactgtcagattactgttcttttgtcttcattctctatctgttacacacgaagactgagaccagccagattcagaagactgtgagctgcctaaagccgcaaccaaacagctttccaaacaatgatctggacctgaaacatccagagcctgaaagggtaaatataatccagtgtaccacttaatgaactaataatttaatctatcatcattctttatggatgccgtgtgtgtgtgtgtttggcagtcacctgggtgtgatgtgatttacatggaccgtggcttgtaggtccttttcattgtttcaaagtgcaagtctggataacatctgagtgtgtgtgtgtgtgtgttaaccacccaaatgtgacttaggaggaccacactgttattgggggactccgtcaaagtttgcttcatggtgacatcactctggttttaggaggggtcttctcgtatgtcttgacagtttgacctacagcatgcagagctgactgcatgtgctttgtttctatgttgaaattttttgaaactcaggcttgaacattaagatagatagtactatacaacttcttaacttgttttaggcactttttactgctgtaatgcatgggctctctctggctgtgtactctggcttcttcccacagtccaaagatgtagcttatggggttaggttaactggtgattcaaaactgccctttggtgtgaatgcaaatgcttgtccttccatgttagactggcgatctgtccaggttgtactgccctatggtagctggtataggccccaaaactgctaccccacaatcctgataaggataagtggaagaggatggatgattgcaaaggaatcagttgttaattattgtagccagtatttttttcagaagaaaacatttcttgagtggaaagcccccccccccccccccccccccccacacacacacacatgcaaattaaagacagaagcacaggactgcccagtacagttgcaagaagagcacttggtctaatctttgtgccatcttttctttgttgcaggatcttgatgaagaaatgcctcagcaaggctcagaagccatgcattcttcttcagtgcaagattttgaagaggtaacattgacctaggacagattttaatgaatgtttctcatgcacgatgtgtaccttacgctatttgccgatagtgaaatggtctattcatcctcttgagtgatgcatttttagtaactgtcagattactgttcttttgtcttcattctctatctgttacacacgaagactgagaccagccagattcagaagactgtgagctgcctaaagccgcaaccaaacagctttccaaacaatgatctggacctgaaacatccagagcctgaaagggtaaatataatccagtgtaccacttaatgaactaataatttaatctatcatcattctttatggatgccgtgtgtgtgtgtgtttggcagtcacctgggtgtgatgtgatttacatggaccgtggcttgtaggtccttttcattgtttcaaagtgcaagtctggataacatctgagtgtgtgtgtgtgtgtgttaaccacccaaatgtgacttaggaggaccacactgttattgggggactccgtcaaagtttgcttcatggtgacatcactctggttttaggaggggtcttctcgtatgtcttgacagtttgacctacagcatgcagagctgactgcatgtgctttgtttctatgttgaaattttttgaaactcaggcttgaacattaagatagatagtactatacaacttcttaacttgttttaggcactttttactgctgtaatgcatgggctctctctggctgtgtactctggcttcttcccacagtccaaagatgtagcttatggggttaggttaactggtgattcaaaactgccctttggtgtgaatgcaaatgct encodes the following:
- the LOC143420289 gene encoding histone-lysine N-methyltransferase set-1-like → MSTAIRRRIKNTKPIVQENMRRRRIPPREDAVCHVSAGRDKLGLDIHYINAFKGRGIFTTVPFQKGDFLLEYRGKLITKEECERRHRVYHDSLKVFMFEFKFDGKLWCVDASQEDGSLGRLVNDNHISPSAKMKILNINGKPHLCLFASRDISPGEEIDYNYGDSDWLWRCKTETSQIQKTVSCLKPQPNSFPNNDLDLKHPEPERVNIIQCTT